The following are from one region of the Jatrophihabitans telluris genome:
- a CDS encoding sugar phosphate isomerase/epimerase family protein, which translates to MSFTNPIGVHALVWAGDTSPESVTRAISQTKKTGYDLLEISLHDSLNLDVEQTRRQLEEAGLSVACSRGLAFDADVSSEDVDTVERGAQLLSDSLQITHALGGTHFTGALYSALGKYGHPLSDAGRKNVVSVLQDLAAQATQLDMTLGLEICNRYETNVINTARDALRLADDIGSDNVLIHLDTYHMNIEEDDFVRPVLEVGQRLGYVHIGENHRGYLGSGHLDFAPFFRALDTVGYQGPITFESFSSAVVASGLSNDLAIWRNLWTDGEDLARHAHQFITDQLFLVRAAA; encoded by the coding sequence ATGAGCTTCACCAACCCGATCGGCGTCCACGCCCTGGTCTGGGCGGGCGACACCTCGCCCGAGTCCGTCACCCGCGCCATCAGCCAGACCAAGAAGACCGGTTACGACCTGCTCGAGATCTCCCTGCACGATTCGCTCAACCTCGATGTCGAACAGACCAGGCGCCAGCTCGAGGAGGCCGGGTTGTCGGTGGCCTGTTCCCGTGGCCTGGCCTTCGACGCCGACGTATCCAGTGAGGACGTCGACACCGTCGAACGCGGAGCGCAGCTACTGAGCGATTCGCTGCAGATCACCCATGCCCTCGGCGGGACCCACTTCACCGGCGCGCTCTACAGCGCGCTCGGCAAGTACGGCCACCCGCTTTCCGACGCCGGGCGAAAGAACGTGGTCTCGGTTCTGCAGGACCTCGCCGCGCAGGCCACCCAACTGGACATGACGCTCGGACTGGAGATCTGCAATCGCTACGAGACCAACGTCATCAACACCGCGCGTGACGCCCTGCGCCTGGCTGATGACATCGGCTCGGATAACGTTCTGATCCACCTGGACACCTACCACATGAACATCGAGGAGGACGATTTCGTGCGACCCGTCCTCGAAGTCGGTCAGCGATTGGGTTACGTCCACATCGGCGAGAACCACCGCGGCTACCTCGGTTCCGGCCACCTGGACTTCGCGCCGTTCTTCCGCGCACTCGACACGGTCGGCTATCAGGGTCCGATCACGTTCGAGAGCTTCTCCTCCGCGGTGGTGGCCAGTGGGCTGTCCAACGATCTCGCGATCTGGCGCAACCTCTGGACCGACGGCGAGGACCTCGCTCGCCACGCGCACCAGTTCATCACCGACCAGCTGTTCCTCGTACGCGCGGCGGCATGA
- a CDS encoding prephenate dehydrogenase/arogenate dehydrogenase family protein: MPATLTRIAVLGLGLIGGSVLRALDSGGYPVVGYDPDPGESGAARGAGFDLAPSAAAAVTGADLVILAMPLPQLPAALAEIRPALAADAIVTDVGTLKAPVLGQVRSQLPGVKFVGGHPLAGTEQSGFLASDPMLFRDAPWSLTLEDDTDLDAWLTLATLLCDLGAKPVPTTAAEQDTAIARVIGLPHVLAEALALTGLHGGELGLSLAAGSYMSGSRVARTRPELVATWCDGNEALVSALDDAISWLSSSRDSLAAGGSILPLARAGHHARMDWENRAFLPVDLPADVSALREHGRSGGWITAVIDLSGTGVDAATGAAADKAANKAANNADDSPYSHDNALPQTDAGIRLLGMRPVSTIVREAHQHARSDRATSGHS, translated from the coding sequence GTGCCTGCAACCCTGACTCGGATCGCCGTCCTCGGCCTCGGCCTGATCGGTGGATCGGTGCTGCGCGCCCTTGATTCCGGCGGCTACCCGGTGGTCGGCTACGACCCGGACCCGGGGGAGTCCGGTGCCGCCCGCGGCGCGGGCTTCGACCTGGCCCCTTCGGCCGCGGCCGCGGTCACCGGTGCGGACCTCGTGATCCTGGCGATGCCGCTCCCCCAGCTTCCAGCGGCGCTGGCCGAGATCCGCCCCGCGCTGGCGGCCGACGCCATCGTCACCGACGTCGGCACCCTCAAAGCGCCCGTACTCGGCCAGGTTCGCAGCCAGCTACCCGGCGTGAAGTTCGTCGGCGGCCACCCGCTGGCCGGCACCGAGCAGTCCGGCTTCCTGGCCTCGGACCCGATGCTCTTCCGGGACGCCCCCTGGTCCCTGACCCTGGAGGACGACACCGACCTCGACGCCTGGCTGACCCTGGCCACGCTGCTGTGCGACCTCGGCGCCAAGCCGGTGCCCACGACCGCCGCTGAGCAGGACACCGCGATCGCCCGAGTCATCGGGCTGCCGCATGTGCTGGCCGAGGCGCTGGCCCTGACCGGTCTGCACGGCGGCGAGCTCGGATTGTCGCTGGCGGCCGGTTCGTACATGTCCGGCAGCCGCGTAGCCAGGACCCGTCCGGAGCTGGTCGCCACCTGGTGCGACGGCAACGAGGCCTTGGTCAGTGCGCTCGACGACGCCATCTCCTGGCTGTCCTCCAGCCGGGACTCCCTCGCCGCCGGCGGTTCGATCCTGCCGTTGGCGCGCGCCGGCCATCACGCCCGGATGGACTGGGAGAACCGCGCGTTCCTGCCGGTGGATCTGCCTGCCGACGTGTCCGCGCTGCGCGAGCACGGCCGCAGCGGCGGCTGGATCACCGCGGTGATCGACCTCTCCGGCACCGGCGTCGACGCGGCCACCGGCGCGGCCGCCGATAAAGCCGCTAACAAAGCCGCTAACAACGCGGACGACAGCCCGTACAGCCACGACAACGCCCTGCCCCAGACGGACGCGGGCATCCGACTGCTGGGCATGCGCCCGGTGTCGACGATCGTCCGTGAGGCGCACCAGCACGCCCGCTCCGACCGGGCGACCAGCGGCCACAGCTGA
- a CDS encoding asparaginase: MIRIQPGPVLVEVERSGVVESVHTGHVIVLDADGTVRSSTGDPDQPIFGRSSLKPLQAVGLLRAGHPSDDLSEVALAAASHSGSDEHLRRIEAALNSDGLTEQDLECPPDLPIGLAERRKYLTEGRSERRLAMNCSGKHTAMLRTSLRNRWPISGYLAPDHPLQAHLAATVAQLCGEPVAATGVDGCGAPLFGLSLSGIARAFSRMASATGGELHTVAEAMRQYPDLVGGSGRAVTRLMQGVPGLIAKDGAEGVFAAALPDGGAVALKIDDGAERAAQVAVVAALRQLGVSGAALDELGVLEVLGGGSPVGRIRPALPLRH, encoded by the coding sequence ATGATCCGCATCCAGCCCGGCCCCGTCCTTGTCGAAGTCGAACGCAGCGGCGTGGTCGAATCGGTCCACACCGGCCACGTGATCGTCCTCGACGCCGACGGCACCGTGCGGTCCAGCACCGGCGATCCCGACCAGCCGATCTTCGGCCGATCCAGCCTCAAACCGCTGCAAGCGGTCGGACTTCTGCGCGCAGGTCATCCATCCGACGATCTGAGCGAGGTCGCCCTGGCCGCGGCCAGCCATTCCGGCTCGGATGAGCACCTTCGCCGGATCGAGGCGGCGCTCAATTCCGACGGCCTCACCGAGCAGGATCTGGAATGCCCACCGGACCTGCCCATCGGCCTGGCCGAGCGTCGCAAGTACCTCACCGAGGGACGCAGCGAACGAAGGCTGGCCATGAACTGCTCCGGCAAGCACACCGCGATGCTGCGAACCAGCCTCCGCAACCGGTGGCCGATCTCGGGGTACCTCGCGCCTGACCACCCGCTGCAGGCGCACCTGGCGGCGACCGTGGCCCAACTGTGCGGCGAGCCGGTGGCGGCGACCGGCGTCGACGGCTGTGGCGCCCCGTTGTTCGGACTGAGCCTGTCCGGCATCGCCCGGGCATTCAGCCGGATGGCCTCGGCGACCGGTGGCGAGCTGCACACGGTGGCCGAGGCGATGCGCCAGTACCCGGATCTGGTGGGTGGCAGCGGACGAGCTGTGACCCGGCTGATGCAGGGCGTGCCCGGGCTGATCGCCAAGGATGGGGCGGAGGGCGTCTTCGCCGCGGCGCTGCCCGACGGTGGCGCGGTCGCACTCAAGATCGACGACGGCGCCGAACGGGCGGCTCAGGTTGCGGTCGTCGCCGCACTCCGACAGCTGGGAGTCTCCGGCGCCGCGCTGGACGAGCTCGGCGTCCTCGAAGTCCTCGGCGGCGGATCACCGGTCGGACGGATTCGCCCGGCACTGCCTCTCCGGCACTGA
- a CDS encoding nucleoside/nucleotide kinase family protein, translating into MTASAGPADLTALVRRVDRLVAEHPGQRIIVGIVGAPGSGKTTLALALVQALLHHEAEWTVRARPGDVATDPARSWIGSHVAHVPMDGYHLADVELRRLQRANRKGAPDTFDAGGYIALLQRLRQAEEDVWAPAFDRDIEQPIAGSIPVGQATRVIVTEGNYLLLDEGPWPRARAVLDEVWFCDIETDLRMQRLVARHERFGKSPEQARAWAAGPDQRNAERIEATRERADLILTGDVVSPAPGDLVATPTPTS; encoded by the coding sequence ATGACCGCGTCGGCCGGCCCCGCAGATCTGACCGCCCTGGTCAGGCGTGTCGATCGGCTGGTCGCCGAACACCCCGGACAGCGAATCATCGTGGGCATCGTCGGGGCCCCGGGCTCGGGCAAGACCACGCTCGCGCTCGCCCTCGTCCAGGCCCTCCTGCATCACGAGGCCGAGTGGACGGTCCGGGCCCGGCCCGGCGACGTGGCCACCGATCCGGCACGCAGCTGGATCGGTTCGCATGTGGCGCACGTTCCGATGGACGGGTACCACCTGGCCGATGTCGAACTCCGCCGGCTGCAGCGCGCGAACCGCAAGGGCGCACCCGACACTTTCGACGCCGGCGGCTACATCGCGCTCCTACAGCGGCTGCGGCAGGCTGAGGAGGACGTCTGGGCACCCGCCTTCGACCGGGACATCGAGCAGCCGATAGCGGGCAGCATCCCCGTCGGGCAGGCGACGCGAGTGATCGTCACCGAGGGGAACTACCTGTTGCTCGATGAGGGACCCTGGCCCCGAGCGCGGGCGGTCCTGGACGAGGTGTGGTTCTGCGACATCGAGACGGACCTGAGGATGCAGCGCCTCGTGGCGCGGCATGAACGGTTCGGCAAGTCGCCCGAGCAAGCTCGGGCCTGGGCGGCTGGGCCCGATCAGCGCAACGCCGAGCGCATCGAGGCGACACGCGAGCGGGCGGACCTGATCCTCACCGGTGATGTCGTCAGCCCCGCTCCAGGCGACCTCGTCGCGACACCCACGCCGACGAGCTGA
- a CDS encoding amino acid permease: MTDVQAARKEQLSGQAAAPALTASISLPERLSYRVKRVLLGPPLVSSQMHEEKLSKRLALGVLSSDCISSSAYGTEEMLIILLGVFGLAGFHILAPMTAVILVILVLMTLSYREVVMVYTRAGGSYVVCRENFGYKMAQVAAVALLIDYIVTVAVQTAAAVAAITSGIHGLIPYKTEICIVLIILLAYGNLRGIKEAGQAFAFPTYFFFISVTVVIVIGVGREIFGDLPKYGLDRVVGGEHQLPIVDGGHPILSGLAIFYLLKAFANGGASLTGLEAISDGVSAFQAPNGPNARRTLGIMSAMLAFLVIGIGYLSMQTHAAPFHDGTPTVISQVVRASFGEGTIGHIGFVIVQFATALILITGANTPFTGFPFLANFVAEDSFLPRQLTRRGHRLAFSNGIFILTFFSIVLLIAGRANVDKLVPFYSLGVFTGFTLAGFGMAKYHTIHKEAGWKKKWWINASGGALSLAIVLITAVVKFTEGAWVVLVVAPLLWLLLMRLNQQYRAEARSLDLVTSSPRFGKGGSAHYARHVVLVFVDRLDLAVVRALRYAGSLRPTELRAVHISLDDERAKELEREWIERGLGDRVPLEIVECPDRRLIRAASETALGAVVGERAEVTVLLPRRTFRRLSQRLLHDRTADRIANAMAKIPHVSATIVPFDTTLDEVQEQELERQRAKAEKKLAMPTLDAEAPDHVGAPEIEPTAPGEGTGAVSPTRAPEPSGRGEDEASTEPEIEAEPDENGVIPIAGVKWKQRVTIQGRIKIVQVGTTAGKSLEAQVFDETGGMRLLFFGRTRIPGIEPGSVVRVSGTVGEYKGHLALANPRYELLPAESGTKT, translated from the coding sequence ATGACCGACGTACAGGCCGCTCGCAAGGAGCAGCTATCAGGACAGGCAGCGGCGCCCGCCCTGACCGCCAGCATCTCGCTCCCGGAGCGGTTGAGCTATCGCGTCAAGCGCGTGCTGCTCGGACCACCGCTGGTCTCGAGCCAGATGCACGAGGAGAAGCTGTCCAAGCGGCTGGCCCTCGGTGTGCTGTCCAGCGACTGCATCTCCTCCTCCGCCTACGGCACCGAGGAGATGCTGATCATCCTGCTCGGGGTGTTCGGCCTCGCCGGCTTCCACATCCTCGCGCCGATGACCGCGGTCATCCTGGTCATCCTGGTGCTCATGACGCTCTCCTACCGGGAGGTCGTCATGGTCTACACCCGGGCCGGAGGTTCCTACGTCGTCTGCCGGGAGAACTTCGGCTACAAGATGGCCCAGGTCGCGGCCGTCGCCCTGCTGATCGACTACATCGTCACGGTCGCCGTGCAGACCGCGGCCGCGGTGGCCGCCATCACCTCGGGCATCCACGGGCTGATCCCGTACAAGACCGAGATCTGCATCGTCCTCATCATCCTGCTGGCGTACGGAAACCTGCGCGGTATCAAGGAGGCAGGACAGGCTTTCGCCTTCCCGACCTACTTCTTCTTCATCTCGGTCACCGTCGTCATCGTGATCGGCGTGGGACGGGAGATCTTCGGCGACCTGCCCAAGTACGGTCTCGATCGTGTCGTGGGCGGCGAGCATCAGCTGCCGATCGTCGACGGGGGTCATCCCATCCTGTCCGGGCTGGCGATCTTCTACCTGCTCAAAGCGTTCGCCAACGGTGGCGCCTCACTGACCGGGCTGGAAGCCATCTCCGACGGAGTGAGCGCGTTCCAGGCCCCGAACGGACCGAACGCCCGCCGCACCCTCGGCATCATGTCGGCGATGCTGGCCTTCCTGGTCATCGGCATCGGTTACCTGTCGATGCAGACCCACGCCGCGCCGTTCCACGACGGCACGCCCACGGTCATCTCCCAGGTGGTGCGGGCGTCCTTCGGTGAGGGCACCATCGGCCACATCGGCTTCGTGATCGTGCAGTTCGCGACGGCCCTGATCCTGATCACCGGCGCGAACACCCCGTTCACCGGCTTCCCGTTCCTGGCCAACTTCGTCGCCGAGGACTCGTTCCTGCCCCGCCAGTTGACTCGCCGCGGACACCGGCTCGCCTTCAGCAACGGCATCTTCATCCTGACCTTCTTCTCGATCGTGCTGCTGATCGCGGGACGGGCCAACGTCGACAAGCTGGTGCCCTTCTACTCCCTCGGCGTGTTCACCGGCTTCACCCTCGCCGGCTTCGGGATGGCGAAGTACCACACCATTCACAAGGAGGCCGGGTGGAAGAAGAAGTGGTGGATCAACGCCTCCGGCGGGGCACTGTCGCTGGCGATCGTGCTGATCACCGCGGTGGTCAAGTTCACCGAGGGCGCCTGGGTGGTGCTGGTGGTGGCTCCGCTGCTGTGGCTGTTGCTGATGCGGCTCAACCAGCAGTACCGGGCCGAAGCACGCTCGCTGGACCTGGTCACGTCCTCGCCCCGGTTCGGCAAGGGCGGTTCGGCCCACTACGCCCGCCATGTCGTGCTGGTCTTCGTCGACCGTCTGGACCTGGCCGTCGTGCGCGCGCTGCGCTACGCGGGTTCGCTCCGGCCCACCGAGCTGCGCGCGGTCCACATCTCCCTCGATGACGAGCGGGCCAAGGAGCTGGAACGCGAGTGGATCGAGCGCGGCCTCGGCGACCGGGTCCCGTTGGAGATCGTCGAGTGCCCGGACCGGCGCCTGATCAGGGCAGCGAGCGAGACCGCGCTCGGAGCCGTCGTCGGCGAGCGGGCCGAGGTCACGGTCTTGCTGCCGCGCCGGACGTTCCGACGGCTGTCCCAGCGCCTGCTGCACGACCGGACCGCCGATCGCATCGCCAACGCGATGGCCAAGATCCCGCACGTCTCGGCCACCATCGTCCCGTTCGACACGACACTGGACGAAGTCCAGGAACAGGAACTCGAACGCCAGCGGGCCAAGGCCGAGAAGAAGCTGGCGATGCCCACCCTGGACGCCGAGGCCCCCGACCACGTCGGGGCTCCCGAGATCGAACCGACGGCTCCCGGCGAGGGCACCGGCGCGGTGTCCCCGACCCGCGCACCGGAACCGTCCGGTCGCGGCGAGGACGAGGCGAGCACCGAACCTGAGATCGAGGCCGAGCCGGACGAGAACGGCGTGATCCCGATCGCCGGGGTGAAGTGGAAGCAACGGGTCACGATCCAGGGCCGGATCAAGATCGTCCAGGTCGGCACCACGGCCGGCAAGTCGCTGGAGGCACAGGTTTTCGACGAGACGGGCGGCATGCGGTTGCTTTTCTTCGGACGCACCCGGATCCCCGGCATCGAACCTGGTTCGGTGGTGCGCGTCAGCGGCACGGTCGGTGAGTACAAGGGCCACCTGGCGCTGGCCAATCCTCGCTACGAGCTCTTGCCTGCTGAGTCGGGGACCAAAACCTGA
- a CDS encoding tRNA adenosine deaminase-associated protein, translating to MSHFACAVLGDRGGWRITELTLDDCESVDDAVDLLRDFDEPIRFLFVEQDDEYAVLLRCDSAASPGGYGALDEEAVRVFLSNGHAADDYPMAALFADGLDEIGGDPLDDDELAEGMSTVSHDAAPFGDPDLVEDLGMKGPELIELALHESTLPMDLIESVCERIGCLDEFEAVRG from the coding sequence GTGAGCCATTTCGCGTGCGCGGTACTCGGTGATCGGGGCGGGTGGCGAATCACCGAACTGACGCTGGACGACTGCGAATCGGTTGACGACGCCGTGGATTTGCTGCGGGACTTCGACGAACCCATTCGGTTCTTGTTCGTGGAGCAGGACGACGAGTACGCCGTGCTGCTGCGCTGTGACTCGGCCGCATCGCCCGGCGGGTACGGCGCCCTGGACGAGGAGGCGGTGCGGGTCTTCCTGTCCAACGGCCACGCCGCTGATGACTACCCGATGGCCGCTCTGTTCGCCGATGGTCTGGACGAGATCGGGGGCGATCCCCTCGACGACGACGAGCTGGCCGAGGGCATGTCGACGGTCAGTCATGACGCCGCGCCGTTCGGCGACCCGGACCTGGTGGAGGATCTGGGCATGAAGGGTCCCGAACTGATCGAGCTCGCGCTGCACGAGTCCACGTTGCCGATGGATCTGATCGAGTCGGTGTGCGAGCGGATCGGCTGCCTCGACGAGTTCGAGGCTGTGCGCGGGTGA
- a CDS encoding tRNA adenosine deaminase-associated protein, whose protein sequence is MAQRGFALASFRDGGLWRCEPLPPSVLDDLGVLLSALRGQPPEGGPFVLASVDDEFFLMARSHGGRIDLVLSDLTAAVEFPLAAQVLDRLGEDPPEEDELDEVWPIGELDLFADLGLAEDEMEGILDDLDAYPDEMLETIFDRIGLTEQYGRALSLSRAGQR, encoded by the coding sequence ATGGCACAGCGTGGTTTTGCTCTCGCGTCCTTCCGGGACGGCGGGCTATGGCGTTGCGAGCCGCTGCCGCCGTCCGTCCTCGACGACCTCGGTGTGCTGCTCTCCGCCTTACGCGGCCAACCACCCGAGGGTGGCCCGTTCGTGCTCGCGAGCGTGGACGACGAGTTCTTCCTGATGGCCCGTTCCCACGGCGGCCGGATCGACCTGGTGCTATCTGACCTCACCGCCGCCGTCGAGTTCCCGCTGGCGGCCCAGGTGCTGGATCGTCTCGGCGAGGACCCGCCCGAGGAAGACGAGCTGGACGAGGTCTGGCCGATCGGCGAGTTGGACCTGTTCGCCGATCTGGGTCTCGCCGAGGACGAGATGGAGGGCATCCTCGACGACCTGGACGCCTACCCGGACGAGATGCTGGAGACGATCTTCGATCGGATCGGGCTCACCGAGCAGTACGGGCGCGCGCTCTCGCTCAGCAGGGCCGGTCAGCGGTAG
- a CDS encoding ATP-binding cassette domain-containing protein — protein sequence MTIDEMTPRTATDLLVVEDVSLAFGPVRALQNVTLNLKRGEITALVGDNGAGKSTLVRCISGIHRPNSGAITFDGGVIHFHTPDDARTAGIETVHQNLALVEDLTVWQNLFLNREKVYGKGPFALLNRRAMKREAENMVSTLAVNVPAVTSRVRRLSGGQRQAVAICRAASFSSKLVIMDEPTAALGVQETAKVEELIHKLREDGHAVLLISHNFEQVLRLSDQVWVMRAGRCVGGRRTAETTGEEIVGLITGALAA from the coding sequence ATGACAATCGACGAAATGACCCCCCGCACCGCGACCGATCTCCTTGTCGTCGAGGACGTGTCGCTGGCCTTCGGACCCGTCCGGGCGTTGCAGAACGTCACGCTGAACCTCAAGCGTGGCGAGATCACGGCCCTGGTCGGTGACAACGGGGCAGGCAAGTCCACCCTGGTTCGTTGCATCTCCGGCATTCACCGTCCCAACTCCGGCGCGATCACCTTCGACGGCGGTGTGATCCACTTCCACACCCCCGACGACGCCCGCACGGCCGGGATCGAGACCGTGCACCAGAACCTCGCCCTCGTCGAGGACCTCACCGTCTGGCAGAACCTGTTCCTCAACCGGGAAAAGGTCTACGGCAAGGGGCCGTTCGCGCTGCTCAACCGCCGCGCGATGAAACGCGAGGCGGAGAACATGGTCTCGACCCTGGCCGTGAACGTTCCCGCGGTGACCTCCCGCGTGCGGCGGCTGTCGGGCGGCCAGCGCCAAGCGGTCGCGATCTGCCGCGCGGCGAGCTTCAGTTCCAAACTCGTGATCATGGACGAGCCCACCGCGGCGCTCGGCGTTCAGGAGACGGCCAAGGTCGAGGAACTGATCCACAAACTGCGCGAGGACGGGCACGCCGTGCTGCTCATCAGCCACAACTTCGAACAAGTCCTGCGGCTGTCCGACCAGGTGTGGGTCATGCGAGCCGGCCGCTGCGTCGGCGGCCGTCGGACCGCGGAGACCACTGGCGAGGAGATCGTCGGTCTCATCACAGGCGCCCTCGCGGCCTGA
- a CDS encoding sirohydrochlorin chelatase: MSSSAAPVLLAIAHGTRDRAGIAVLERLAEAVRAELARQGQSGVGRQGQSGVSVQLCYVDVAAPSLADSLAGLHGPVVAVPLLLATGYHVAIDIPAVVDGYPDQITVTEPIGPDERISRVVQARLDELGTPAPEGIVVVAAGSSDPAARDQLAEVAGHLQAGYRHRVLIGQLTDADPLAGVGPGTVVANYLLAPGFFDSKLRRIAAPRPVSAPIGAHPLVAERIVELYRKGCDQLAIGAGPTGRTQLGAERRDL; the protein is encoded by the coding sequence ATGAGCTCCTCCGCAGCGCCCGTGCTGCTCGCAATCGCGCACGGCACCCGCGACCGCGCCGGGATCGCCGTGCTGGAGCGGCTGGCCGAAGCGGTCCGTGCCGAACTCGCCCGCCAAGGCCAGTCCGGAGTCGGCCGCCAGGGCCAGTCCGGAGTCAGCGTCCAGCTCTGCTACGTCGACGTGGCCGCACCGAGCCTGGCCGATTCCCTGGCCGGCCTGCACGGTCCGGTCGTGGCGGTCCCGTTGTTGCTGGCCACCGGGTACCACGTCGCGATCGACATTCCTGCTGTCGTGGACGGCTATCCAGACCAGATCACGGTCACCGAGCCGATCGGGCCGGACGAACGGATCAGCCGCGTCGTCCAAGCCCGCCTGGACGAACTCGGCACGCCCGCACCCGAGGGGATCGTCGTGGTGGCGGCGGGCTCGTCCGATCCCGCCGCACGCGACCAGCTCGCCGAGGTTGCCGGGCACCTACAGGCTGGGTACCGGCATCGTGTGCTCATCGGACAGCTGACCGACGCCGACCCGCTGGCCGGCGTCGGTCCCGGCACGGTCGTGGCGAACTACCTGCTCGCGCCGGGGTTCTTCGACTCGAAGCTGCGGCGGATCGCCGCTCCACGCCCGGTCTCAGCACCGATCGGAGCCCACCCGCTTGTCGCCGAACGGATCGTCGAGCTCTACCGCAAGGGGTGTGATCAGCTGGCGATCGGTGCCGGGCCGACCGGTCGAACCCAGTTGGGTGCTGAGCGTCGGGACCTGTAA
- a CDS encoding ABC transporter permease, producing MTNIHTPSGTSAQSGAKTASFRSAARGPAPLARLKDIGFWAEWAALVGLVLLVIVFQSANSTFLSSGNIQAMLTASAILIVLAVGQTFVITTGGIDLSVASVMTFAAVAFGLTYEHQRNLALSCVVAVVAGLAWGIVNGLLVSLGKITDFIATLGTLSAASGAALILSNGKPTTVINSTLLKLSSGGIGLLGWSFIIAAIVAVLAHVVYFRTRFGTHVLATGGSVEAAAATGVRTQRIKLAVYAIAGVLAGLAAILLVSRVGAAEPAANTAYLLNSVAAVVLGGVSLVGGRGSIFGPVVGALLLTALTNGLTLLGVSQFYQPLSVGVVVVLAALLSRFQK from the coding sequence ATGACGAACATCCACACCCCCTCCGGCACCTCGGCGCAGAGTGGTGCCAAGACGGCCAGCTTTCGAAGCGCTGCCCGAGGGCCCGCCCCGCTGGCGCGGCTGAAGGACATCGGCTTCTGGGCCGAGTGGGCCGCGCTTGTCGGCCTCGTCCTGCTGGTCATCGTGTTCCAGTCCGCCAACTCGACTTTCCTGTCCAGCGGCAACATTCAGGCGATGCTCACCGCGTCGGCAATCCTGATCGTGCTGGCGGTCGGGCAGACGTTCGTGATCACCACCGGCGGCATCGACCTCTCGGTCGCCTCGGTGATGACTTTCGCGGCGGTCGCGTTCGGACTGACCTATGAGCACCAGCGCAACCTGGCACTGTCGTGCGTGGTCGCCGTCGTCGCCGGACTGGCGTGGGGGATCGTGAACGGCCTGCTGGTGTCGCTGGGAAAGATCACCGACTTCATCGCCACGCTGGGCACGCTGTCGGCGGCGTCCGGTGCGGCCCTGATCCTGTCCAACGGCAAGCCCACCACGGTCATCAACTCGACGCTGCTCAAGCTGTCCAGCGGAGGAATCGGCTTGCTGGGCTGGTCGTTCATCATCGCCGCGATCGTTGCGGTGCTGGCGCACGTGGTGTACTTCCGCACCCGCTTCGGCACGCACGTCCTGGCCACCGGAGGTTCGGTCGAGGCGGCCGCCGCCACTGGCGTCCGGACCCAACGCATCAAGCTGGCCGTCTACGCGATCGCCGGAGTCCTCGCCGGGTTGGCCGCGATCCTGCTGGTCTCCCGGGTCGGCGCCGCCGAGCCCGCAGCCAATACCGCGTACCTGCTGAACTCGGTCGCGGCGGTCGTCCTCGGCGGCGTGAGCCTGGTCGGGGGCCGCGGCAGCATCTTCGGCCCGGTGGTCGGCGCCCTGTTACTCACAGCTCTGACGAACGGGCTGACCCTGCTCGGAGTCTCACAGTTCTACCAGCCCCTGTCCGTCGGCGTGGTCGTCGTCCTGGCCGCCCTTCTCTCAAGGTTCCAGAAATGA
- the tadA gene encoding tRNA adenosine(34) deaminase TadA yields MELALAEAQGALSTGDVPIGAVVLSPRGEVIATGRNEREARFDPTAHAEVVALRRAGEALGDWQLNGCTLVVTLEPCTMCAGAVVLSRVSRLVFGAWDPKAGAAGSLWDVVRDRRLNHRPEVVTGLREAECAALLTEFFAGRR; encoded by the coding sequence ATGGAGCTGGCCTTGGCCGAGGCCCAGGGGGCGCTGAGCACCGGCGACGTCCCGATCGGGGCCGTGGTCCTCTCGCCCCGAGGCGAGGTGATCGCGACCGGTCGCAATGAGCGCGAGGCTCGTTTCGATCCGACGGCACACGCCGAGGTGGTGGCCCTGCGCCGCGCGGGCGAGGCTCTCGGGGACTGGCAGCTCAACGGGTGCACCCTCGTGGTGACCCTCGAACCGTGCACGATGTGCGCCGGTGCCGTCGTGCTGTCGCGGGTGTCGCGGTTGGTGTTCGGCGCCTGGGACCCGAAGGCGGGCGCGGCCGGATCCCTGTGGGATGTCGTCCGCGATCGTCGGCTCAATCACCGCCCAGAAGTCGTTACCGGCCTGCGGGAGGCCGAGTGCGCTGCGCTGCTGACGGAGTTCTTCGCCGGCCGTCGCTGA